The following proteins come from a genomic window of Ostrinia nubilalis chromosome 29, ilOstNubi1.1, whole genome shotgun sequence:
- the LOC135085673 gene encoding scavenger receptor class B member 1: MGHKQYLAVGHSAGARLFGLAPRGDRAVPINMLISQQGKINRGRLAVITFSIFTVALGIILSFVPWLDYIIFRELKIWNGSLSYSYWQRPGVVRLTKVYIFNVTNPQGFLENGEKPKLVEVGPFVYREDMEKVNIKFHDNDTVTFQHNKILRFVPELSVDKAQKLVVPNIPLLTVTSFSPNLAGFLFNLLVSGLAITYKDRAKPFVQVTAEQLVFGYDDPLVTLAHYFYPKGKRPNSQMGLLLARNGTLDEVETIYTGQKSMERFGYIDKINGLDHLPHWKERPCNNIRASEGSFFPPRAVTKSDIVHVYDKDLCRILPLQYRKDVYKDGIQTGLYTPPASTFECADVNPDNKCYCEGEKCPPRGLQNISPCQYNAPVYLSYPHFYEAEPSLLDGFEGLNPRKEKHETYFMIQPKLGVPLEGFVRVQLNLKVDRAPDIRVNNIHRFPDIIFPVMWVEEGIHEVTTPIWRWIYLATTVGPVAGPILTYSMILFGLLALAVVFLRAYKSFVIGQNSLEIMEYGRETLRRGSTLIIHGSHKILSGKEATYQPLNTSEEFTAVDSKIQELKFVKTDLSQSLDELKSKFKPEFVRSNFSEVERETLIHSENTFIMSEHGRYNFFQLPETYC; encoded by the exons GACGCCTGGCAGTCATCACTTTCAGCATATTCACCGTGGCACTCGGCATCATCCTATCCTTCGTACCTTGGCTAGACTACATTATATTTCGG GAACTCAAAATCTGGAACGGTTCGTTAAGCTACAGCTACTGGCAGCGGCCCGGCGTGGTGCGACTAACCAAAGTATACATCTTCAACGTGACCAACCCTCAGGGCTTCCTGGAGAATGGAGAGAAACCTAAGCTGGTGGAAGTAGGACCTTTTGTCTATAG GGAAGACATGGAGAAGGTGAACATCAAGTTCCACGACAACGATACGGTCACGTTCCAGCACAACAAGATACTGCGCTTCGTTCCAGAACTGTCCGTGGATAAAGCACAGAAACTGGTCGTGCCCAACATTCCTCTTTTG ACCGTGACCTCTTTCTCTCCAAATCTGGCCGGCTTCCTCTTCAATTTGCTTGTCTCCGGCCTCGCCATCACGTACAAGGATCGAGCCAAACCATTCGTTCAAGTTACTGCAGAACAGCTAGTCTTTGG ataCGACGACCCCCTGGTGACTCTCGCGCATTATTTTTACCCCAAGGGTAAAAGACCGAACAGTCAGATGGGACTATTGCTTGCT AGAAACGGAACCTTAGACGAAGTCGAAACGATATACACTGGCCAGAAGTCCATGGAGCGGTTCGGGTACATCGACAAAATCAACGGCCTGGACCATCTGCCGCATTGGAAGGAACGCCCTTGCAATAACATCAG AGCGTCCGAAGGTTCGTTCTTCCCGCCTCGCGCTGTGACCAAGTCGGACATCGTGCATGTATACGACAAGGATCTGTGCAGGATTCTGCCGCTGCAGTACCGGAAGGATGTTTACAAAGATG GCATCCAGACGGGTCTCTACACGCCGCCGGCCTCCACCTTCGAGTGCGCCGACGTGAACCCGGACAACAAGTGCTACTGCGAAGGAGAGAAGTGCCCGCCCCGGGGACTGCAGAACATCAGCCCGTGCCAGTACA ATGCGCCAGTGTACCTCTCCTACCCTCACTTCTACGAAGCGGAACCCTCCCTGCTGGATGGCTTTGAAGGCCTGAACCCGCGGAAAGAGAAACACGAAACCTACTTCATGATACAACCG AAACTCGGCGTCCCGCTTGAAGGATTTGTCCGGGTCCAGCTGAACCTGAAGGTGGACCGCGCACCGGATATCCGGGTCAACAACATCCACCGGTTTCCGGACATTATCTTCCCCGTCATGTGGGTGGAAGAG ggCATCCACGAAGTCACCACTCCTATATGGAGATGGATTTATCTTGCCACGACTGTGGGTCCTGTCGCTGGACCCATCTTAACTTATTCCATGATTCTCTTCGGTCTTCTGGCCCTAGCAGTGGTCTTTCTACGAGCTTACAAAAGCTTCGTAATCGGCCAAAATTCTTTGGAAATAATGGAATACGGAAGAGAGACTCTACGCCGTGGATCTACCCTCATCATCCACGGATCACATAAAATACTTTCGGGAAAAGAAGCAACATATCAACCTCTAAACACATCTGAAGAATTTACTGCAGTAGACAGTAAAATTCAAGAGCTGAAGTTCGTGAAGACAGATCTTAGCCAAAGTTTAGACGAATTAAAGTCAAAATTCAAACCAGAATTCGTCAGATCGAATTTTAGTGAAGTGGAAAGAGAGACGTTAATACATTCTGAGAACACGTTCATAATGTCCGAACACGGACGGTATAACTTCTTCCAGTTACCAGAAACATATTGttag